One window of the Marinitoga sp. 1197 genome contains the following:
- a CDS encoding TolB family protein gives MKNIIFIIMLITLSILTQANFIAKINTSANFETNYKNISFDDFNNYFGMSIGFSPISNNYIIGEAKLKDTKDFSLNIKLKNYDLIPWGPWFINIGADDILKSRDLFGGIGKEFHINLFEKDFFRLNIIPTILYKKNSGFNISISAMAEIGLLDKKEYIENINFSNLKSLYSDKETTKFYCDHVQIQSNMKKYDGANHDIVFYFEDTKTSKEYKAKYSNSYVIFDEVIKETTKLKLKKIEMDNKFFTLTSRKTISITFYIIKKIDNVKIEFNKNKFIINESEDVNFNYDIEIDNEKIEDLEAFQKSLNIKCEFTIYKNNGNKSEKIKNEKTNTSNLTIKGLYFSKFGNYIIKVKIYKENKIQNEKKDQISNEIEKQILDEKDIQVIVQPEFSKINIESKDPFLVEDNKIKDLNIKFRTKQNNEYIPQKIKFENGIKYNENILYIPNIPSSNNATIIKLIPVKIDNYEINQELKQNLSDEIKIKKITTQTQIFIEPKTSSFKSATTLIIPIKQFKINGIENDFNYLPLDIYANNKKILDNDKKLQEKNIIIKNTENYFTHGKNEIYIKLNNIESNHFFIEIVPSKISKIYFYSQYTEIKENEKTKIYYKIFDKADIELKHSEENLKFKSKGLKIINRTEKYIEVIPEKSHSFGEIMATYENLELGNWVIKINQKETLVSDFKLSTKTQLSTPTKSEEISSTIQKKEEIITSPETSKKTSEATSIKIKLVRKVYEIGKTNIEIESSYISDKLDLFINDQKIPYKISGNRIIAKYDQKRFGIYKVNLKYNNIESNNEYFFIIPSSPEYIKLYPEKTEIENKETLNFEIFDKFNNRIYVKEINKNTIKTTFNDEIKFKTSGLKLELTENNIILIPSEEATMVKVQIFYKNKKLKELNMKIIQKNIIKKTLEHTKSENIKQTQNATKTTIENYSINGKNSENQSDKVITSTNIKPTIKATKTNLKNQSDKSVTPIKLEISKIKNVELNISKILIEADTREKIIEPKISPDGKHIVYIRLSNENISLNIYEINKNKSVKVIGTTSIRKRKDQKYSIYQFYWLNNKEILYTMIKDNSYNIYLYNLQNKTNYILMESENNETDFDIFGNNIAWISNAGLYYGKIDLTLKKISKVKEIFPLSTDKPITEIKFITENLITYIYNNDIYVYSIADNKVKKYTNSSELIKNQINFVKDKIIYISNEKNKDSTLNILDINTEENSRVLNNLIDKDFHIAAVNNFLILKLSGSEKYILYDLENKIYKQIKISGIEAISLNNFGLIMKNKYEYITYFEGFNGKENIFEGNIIIRGE, from the coding sequence ATGAAAAATATAATATTTATAATAATGCTCATAACCCTTTCTATATTAACACAAGCAAATTTTATAGCAAAAATTAATACATCTGCTAATTTTGAAACTAATTATAAAAATATTTCATTTGATGATTTCAACAACTATTTCGGAATGAGTATAGGATTTAGTCCTATATCAAATAATTATATTATTGGCGAAGCTAAATTAAAAGATACCAAAGACTTTTCCCTAAATATAAAACTTAAAAATTATGATTTAATTCCTTGGGGTCCTTGGTTTATAAATATCGGGGCAGACGATATATTAAAATCACGTGATTTGTTTGGTGGAATTGGAAAAGAATTTCACATTAATCTTTTTGAGAAAGACTTTTTTAGATTGAATATTATACCAACAATTTTATATAAAAAAAATTCAGGATTTAATATAAGTATTAGTGCTATGGCAGAAATAGGTCTTTTGGACAAAAAAGAATATATTGAAAATATAAATTTTTCAAATTTGAAAAGTTTATATTCAGATAAAGAAACAACAAAATTTTATTGTGACCACGTACAAATACAAAGTAATATGAAAAAATATGATGGAGCAAATCATGATATAGTTTTCTATTTTGAAGACACTAAAACGTCTAAAGAGTATAAGGCAAAATATTCAAATTCTTACGTAATATTCGATGAAGTAATAAAAGAAACAACAAAATTAAAATTAAAAAAAATAGAAATGGATAATAAATTTTTTACACTGACTTCAAGAAAAACTATAAGTATCACATTTTATATAATAAAGAAAATAGATAATGTAAAAATAGAATTTAATAAAAACAAATTTATTATAAATGAATCTGAAGATGTGAATTTTAATTATGATATTGAAATAGATAATGAAAAAATAGAAGATTTAGAAGCATTTCAGAAATCACTTAACATAAAATGTGAATTCACAATTTATAAAAATAATGGTAATAAATCAGAAAAAATAAAAAACGAAAAAACAAACACTTCAAACCTAACTATAAAAGGTTTATATTTTTCCAAATTTGGTAATTATATTATTAAAGTAAAGATATACAAAGAAAATAAAATACAAAATGAAAAAAAAGATCAAATATCGAATGAAATCGAAAAACAAATATTAGATGAAAAAGATATACAAGTAATAGTACAACCTGAATTTTCTAAAATAAATATTGAAAGCAAAGATCCTTTTTTAGTCGAAGATAATAAAATTAAAGATTTAAATATAAAATTCAGAACTAAACAAAACAATGAATATATACCTCAGAAAATAAAATTTGAAAATGGAATAAAATATAATGAAAATATTCTATATATACCAAATATACCAAGTTCAAATAATGCAACAATAATAAAGTTAATACCAGTAAAAATAGATAACTATGAAATAAATCAAGAATTGAAACAAAACCTTTCAGATGAAATAAAAATAAAAAAGATAACAACTCAAACACAAATTTTCATTGAACCTAAAACTTCATCATTTAAGTCAGCAACAACATTGATTATACCTATAAAACAATTTAAAATAAATGGTATTGAAAATGATTTCAATTATCTACCTTTAGATATATACGCAAATAATAAGAAAATATTAGATAATGATAAAAAACTTCAAGAGAAAAATATAATCATAAAAAATACAGAAAATTATTTTACACATGGGAAAAATGAAATTTATATAAAACTAAATAATATTGAGAGTAATCATTTTTTTATAGAGATTGTTCCAAGTAAAATATCAAAAATTTATTTTTACTCCCAATATACAGAAATAAAAGAAAATGAAAAAACAAAAATTTATTATAAAATATTCGATAAAGCTGATATAGAATTAAAACATTCAGAAGAAAATTTAAAATTCAAATCAAAAGGCTTAAAAATCATCAACAGAACAGAAAAATATATAGAAGTTATCCCTGAAAAAAGCCATTCTTTTGGAGAAATAATGGCTACATATGAAAATCTTGAATTGGGAAATTGGGTTATAAAAATAAACCAAAAAGAAACTCTTGTGTCCGATTTCAAATTATCAACTAAAACACAATTAAGCACTCCTACAAAATCAGAAGAAATTTCTTCAACTATTCAAAAAAAAGAAGAAATAATTACATCACCTGAAACGTCAAAGAAAACCTCAGAAGCAACATCAATAAAAATAAAACTTGTAAGAAAAGTATATGAAATAGGAAAGACTAATATTGAAATAGAATCTTCTTATATTTCAGATAAATTAGATTTATTTATTAATGATCAGAAAATTCCATATAAAATCTCGGGCAATCGTATAATTGCTAAATATGATCAGAAAAGATTTGGAATTTATAAAGTGAATCTAAAATATAATAATATAGAAAGCAATAATGAATATTTCTTTATAATCCCCTCATCTCCTGAATACATAAAATTATATCCAGAAAAAACAGAAATTGAAAATAAGGAAACATTAAATTTTGAAATTTTTGACAAATTTAATAATAGAATCTATGTAAAAGAAATAAATAAAAATACTATAAAAACCACATTTAATGACGAAATAAAATTTAAGACTAGTGGTTTGAAATTAGAGTTAACCGAAAATAATATTATATTAATACCATCAGAAGAAGCCACAATGGTGAAAGTACAAATATTCTATAAAAACAAAAAATTAAAAGAGTTGAATATGAAAATAATACAGAAAAATATAATTAAAAAAACATTAGAACACACCAAATCAGAAAATATTAAACAAACGCAAAATGCAACTAAAACTACTATTGAAAATTATTCAATTAATGGTAAAAATTCAGAAAATCAATCTGATAAAGTTATTACTTCAACAAATATTAAACCAACAATAAAAGCAACCAAAACCAATTTAAAAAATCAATCTGATAAAAGCGTAACTCCAATAAAATTAGAAATTTCAAAAATCAAAAATGTAGAATTGAATATTTCAAAAATATTGATTGAAGCAGATACTCGGGAAAAGATCATCGAACCAAAAATTTCTCCAGACGGAAAACATATTGTATATATTAGATTATCAAACGAGAATATCTCATTAAACATTTATGAAATAAATAAAAATAAGAGTGTTAAAGTTATTGGAACAACTTCTATAAGGAAAAGGAAAGATCAAAAATATTCTATATATCAGTTTTATTGGTTAAATAATAAGGAGATTCTATACACAATGATAAAAGATAATTCATATAATATATATTTATATAATCTTCAAAACAAAACAAATTATATACTTATGGAATCAGAAAATAACGAAACAGATTTTGATATATTTGGAAATAACATAGCTTGGATATCAAATGCTGGACTTTACTATGGAAAAATTGATTTAACCCTTAAAAAAATAAGTAAGGTAAAAGAAATATTCCCACTTTCAACAGATAAACCTATAACCGAAATAAAATTTATAACTGAAAATCTAATAACATACATATATAATAACGATATTTATGTATATTCCATAGCAGATAACAAAGTAAAAAAATATACAAATTCATCAGAACTAATTAAGAACCAGATAAATTTTGTTAAAGACAAAATAATATATATATCTAACGAAAAAAATAAAGATTCAACATTGAATATTCTGGATATAAATACAGAAGAAAACTCAAGAGTTTTGAATAATTTAATTGACAAAGACTTTCATATAGCAGCAGTTAATAATTTCTTAATATTAAAATTATCTGGTTCGGAAAAATATATATTATATGACCTTGAAAACAAAATTTATAAACAAATAAAAATTTCTGGTATTGAAGCAATATCATTAAATAATTTCGGATTAATAATGAAAAATAAATACGAATATATAACATATTTTGAAGGATTTAATGGAAAAGAAAATATTTTTGAAGGAAATATTATAATAAGAGGTGAATAA
- a CDS encoding PQQ-binding-like beta-propeller repeat protein, which produces MDKIIVLTLLIAMVAGGLIGGIINNNPPLKATEVYPLNNSENIVLNPTLKWEGYDIENGSNIKYDIYFGEDKNNLKLIEKDYKKNTYKIDNLDPITKYYWKIDSIDSLGAKTEGDIWEFKTKENSPPTTPVILEPYNNAKNVSLNPILKWKSIDIDGHNITYDIYFGEDKNNLKLIAKDYEDSKYKIEGLEVEKTYYWKIDSIDSLGAKTEGDIWEFKTKENTPPTTPEIIEPYNNAKNVSLNPILKWKSIDIDGHNIKYDIYFGEDKNNLKLVKEGYDGIAYKIEGLEVEKTYYWKIIAKDRYGGIAESAIANFTTSLLKWKFKTEGKVASSPAIGTDGTIFVGSDDHYLYAINPDGSLKWKFETNGSIFSSPAIGKDGTIFVGSDDNYIYAINDNGTLKWKFKTEALIRSSPAIGADGSVFVGSYDNYLYAINPDGSLKWRFKTGNWIYSSAAIGADGSVFVGSYDNYLYAINPDGSLKWKFKTNGIVYSSPAIGADGTIYVGSYDNYLYAINPNGSLKWKFKTGNNIISSPMLGNNGTVYIGNGDGYIYAINSDESLKWKFETGRYADSSPAIGTDGTIYIGSWDNYLYAINPDGSLKWKFETEGEIYSSPAVGTNGAIYVGSYDGYLYAINGNNGGLADTLWPMFHANPQHTGNVDDN; this is translated from the coding sequence ATGGATAAAATAATAGTACTCACATTACTAATAGCAATGGTTGCAGGAGGATTAATTGGCGGAATAATAAACAACAATCCACCATTAAAAGCTACAGAGGTTTATCCATTAAATAACAGTGAAAATATAGTATTAAATCCAACATTAAAATGGGAAGGATACGATATAGAAAATGGAAGCAATATTAAATATGATATATACTTTGGAGAAGATAAAAATAATTTGAAATTAATAGAAAAAGATTATAAAAAAAATACATATAAAATAGATAATTTAGATCCAATAACAAAATATTATTGGAAAATAGATAGTATTGATAGCTTAGGTGCTAAAACAGAAGGCGATATTTGGGAGTTTAAAACTAAAGAAAATTCTCCACCTACAACGCCTGTAATACTTGAACCATATAATAATGCAAAGAATGTAAGTTTAAATCCTATTTTAAAATGGAAGTCTATTGATATTGACGGGCATAATATAACATATGACATATATTTTGGTGAAGATAAAAATAATTTAAAACTAATAGCAAAAGATTATGAAGATTCAAAATATAAAATAGAAGGTTTAGAAGTAGAAAAAACATATTATTGGAAAATAGATAGTATTGATAGCTTAGGTGCTAAAACAGAAGGCGATATTTGGGAGTTTAAAACTAAAGAAAACACACCACCTACAACCCCTGAAATAATTGAACCATATAATAATGCAAAGAATGTAAGTTTAAATCCTATTTTAAAATGGAAGTCTATTGATATTGACGGGCATAACATAAAGTATGACATATATTTTGGAGAAGATAAAAATAATTTAAAATTAGTGAAAGAAGGATATGATGGAATAGCATATAAAATAGAAGGTTTAGAAGTAGAAAAAACATATTATTGGAAAATAATAGCAAAAGATAGATATGGGGGAATAGCAGAAAGCGCTATTGCTAACTTTACAACATCATTATTAAAATGGAAATTTAAAACTGAGGGTAAGGTAGCTTCCTCCCCAGCAATTGGAACCGATGGCACTATTTTTGTTGGTTCAGATGATCATTATCTATATGCAATAAACCCTGATGGGTCTCTGAAATGGAAATTTGAAACTAATGGTAGTATTTTTTCTTCACCTGCGATTGGAAAAGACGGTACTATTTTTGTCGGAAGTGATGATAATTATATCTACGCAATAAACGATAATGGAACATTAAAATGGAAATTTAAAACAGAAGCTTTGATTCGTTCTTCTCCAGCAATCGGAGCGGATGGTTCCGTTTTTGTCGGTTCATATGACAATTATTTATATGCAATAAATCCTGATGGATCTCTGAAATGGAGATTTAAAACTGGAAATTGGATATATTCATCTGCAGCAATCGGAGCGGATGGTTCCGTTTTTGTCGGTTCATATGACAATTATTTATATGCAATAAATCCTGATGGATCTCTGAAATGGAAATTTAAAACAAATGGAATTGTATACTCTTCACCAGCAATAGGAGCCGACGGCACCATTTACGTTGGTTCATATGATAATTACTTATATGCAATAAACCCCAATGGGTCTTTGAAATGGAAATTTAAAACTGGAAATAATATAATATCCTCTCCAATGTTAGGAAATAATGGAACAGTTTATATTGGAAATGGTGATGGTTATATCTACGCAATAAACTCTGACGAATCTTTGAAATGGAAATTTGAAACTGGACGATATGCTGATTCCTCACCTGCAATAGGCACAGATGGTACCATTTATATTGGCAGTTGGGATAATTATTTATATGCAATAAACCCTGATGGCTCTTTGAAATGGAAATTTGAAACAGAAGGAGAAATATACTCTTCCCCAGCAGTAGGAACGAATGGGGCAATATATGTCGGTTCATATGATGGCTATTTATATGCAATAAATGGAAATAACGGCGGTTTAGCAGACACACTATGGCCAATGTTCCATGCAAATCCACAACATACTGGCAATGTTGATGACAATTAA
- a CDS encoding PQQ-binding-like beta-propeller repeat protein, protein MKKIIMILILITLILSGCVTNNNAPSKALEVYPINYSEGIPLKITLKWQGYDEEDGSNLNYDVHVGKCKDNMSLIEDQITKNECQVLGLEPTTTYYWKIDSIDSKGAKREGEIWEFTTRENTPPTTPEIIEPENGGTNVSLNPTLKWKSIDIDGHKITYDIYIGADKNSLKLIEKDYEESTYKIEGLTPITAYYWKIIAKDGYGGIIEGDVWEFKTKENTPPTKPKIIEPYNGAKNVSLTPILKWKSEDIDGHKIIYDIYFGNDKNNLKLIEKDYKETTYKIRKLELGITYYWKIIAKDGYGGIAEGEIWEFTTSLLKWKYKTGGDVFSSPAIGSDRTIYIGSWDNYVYAINGDGTLKLKYKTEWDVSSSPVIGSDGTIYVGSRDYYLYATNENNGGLADTP, encoded by the coding sequence ATGAAAAAAATAATAATGATACTAATTTTAATAACGCTAATACTCTCAGGATGTGTAACAAATAACAACGCACCTTCAAAAGCATTAGAAGTTTATCCCATAAATTATAGCGAAGGAATACCGTTAAAAATCACATTAAAATGGCAAGGATATGATGAAGAAGATGGGAGCAATTTGAATTATGATGTACACGTAGGAAAATGCAAAGATAATATGAGTTTAATTGAAGATCAAATAACAAAAAATGAATGTCAAGTACTTGGATTAGAACCAACCACAACATATTATTGGAAAATAGATAGTATAGACAGTAAAGGAGCAAAGAGAGAAGGAGAAATATGGGAATTTACAACCAGAGAAAATACTCCACCAACAACACCAGAAATAATTGAACCAGAAAATGGAGGAACTAATGTAAGTTTAAATCCAACATTAAAATGGAAGTCTATTGATATTGATGGACATAAAATAACATATGACATATACATTGGAGCAGACAAAAACAGTTTAAAATTAATAGAAAAAGATTATGAAGAATCAACATATAAAATAGAAGGGTTAACGCCGATAACAGCATATTATTGGAAAATAATAGCAAAAGATGGGTATGGTGGAATAATAGAAGGAGATGTTTGGGAATTCAAAACCAAAGAAAACACCCCACCTACAAAACCAAAAATAATAGAACCATATAATGGAGCAAAGAATGTAAGTTTAACTCCAATATTAAAATGGAAATCAGAAGATATTGATGGACATAAAATAATATATGACATATATTTTGGGAATGACAAAAACAATTTAAAATTAATAGAAAAAGATTATAAAGAAACAACATATAAAATAAGGAAATTAGAATTAGGAATAACATATTATTGGAAAATAATAGCAAAAGATGGGTATGGTGGAATAGCAGAAGGAGAAATATGGGAATTTACAACATCATTATTAAAATGGAAGTACAAAACAGGAGGAGACGTATTCTCTTCCCCAGCGATAGGGAGTGACAGGACTATATATATTGGCAGTTGGGATAACTATGTATATGCAATAAACGGAGATGGAACATTAAAATTGAAGTACAAGACAGAGTGGGATGTATCTTCCTCACCAGTGATAGGAAGTGACGGGACTATATATGTTGGCAGTAGGGATTACTACTTATATGCAACAAACGAAAATAACGGTGGTTTAGCAGACACACCATAG